From Vagococcus jeotgali, one genomic window encodes:
- the pepV gene encoding dipeptidase PepV encodes MTIDWRKEVEARREDLMKDLFDILSIPSVRDDSLATEDAPVGPGPKDALLRFLEIGDRDGFTTKNVDNIAGHIEFGSGDETLGVFGHVDVVPVGPGWDTDPFTPVEKDGRIYARGASDDKGPTMAAYYALKIIKELGLPVSKRTRVIIGTDEESEWKCMDHYLEVEETPDFGFSPDANFPIINGEKGNTTILLEVPGKNEGTLCLVSFKSGMRANMVPESAEAVVEVSGDVNEFEKEFEEYLTSVPVTGSIEVEGSNATIHVYGKAAHGAMPEKGINAATYLANFLSFYDFSGPAKDFVTIVADFIHEDTLGEKFGVAHTDETMGELTMNAGVFSYDMNRDDNTITLNFRYPKGLTEEDIYARITEKVSGTSAKVIQEAGGKGPHYVSPEDPLVKTLLDVYEEQTGFEGHEQVIGGGTFGRLLERGVAYGAMFPDSIDTMHQKNEFISVDDLINATVIYADAIYRLIK; translated from the coding sequence ATGACAATTGATTGGAGAAAAGAAGTCGAAGCACGTAGAGAAGATTTGATGAAAGATTTATTTGATATATTAAGTATTCCAAGTGTGAGAGATGACTCACTTGCAACAGAAGATGCACCAGTTGGCCCAGGACCAAAAGATGCCCTATTACGATTCTTAGAAATTGGGGATAGAGATGGATTTACAACTAAAAATGTTGATAATATCGCAGGCCATATTGAATTTGGTTCAGGAGATGAAACATTAGGGGTATTTGGTCACGTTGATGTGGTACCAGTTGGCCCAGGTTGGGATACAGATCCCTTCACACCTGTAGAAAAAGACGGTAGAATTTATGCACGTGGGGCAAGTGATGACAAAGGCCCTACAATGGCAGCTTACTACGCACTAAAAATTATTAAAGAATTAGGTTTACCAGTTTCAAAACGCACTCGTGTTATCATCGGTACAGATGAAGAGAGTGAATGGAAATGTATGGACCATTACTTAGAAGTTGAAGAAACACCGGATTTTGGATTTTCACCAGATGCTAATTTCCCAATTATTAACGGTGAAAAAGGAAACACAACTATTCTTTTAGAAGTACCAGGTAAAAATGAAGGGACACTATGTTTAGTATCATTTAAATCAGGTATGCGTGCTAATATGGTACCAGAGTCAGCTGAGGCAGTTGTTGAAGTAAGTGGTGATGTGAACGAATTTGAAAAAGAGTTTGAAGAGTATCTAACAAGTGTTCCTGTCACGGGATCAATTGAAGTAGAAGGTTCAAATGCTACTATCCATGTTTATGGAAAAGCAGCTCACGGAGCTATGCCAGAAAAAGGAATTAATGCAGCAACTTATTTAGCTAATTTCTTAAGCTTTTATGACTTCTCAGGTCCTGCTAAGGATTTTGTGACGATTGTGGCAGACTTTATTCATGAAGATACGTTAGGTGAAAAATTTGGCGTGGCTCATACTGATGAGACAATGGGCGAGTTGACAATGAATGCTGGCGTATTTTCTTATGATATGAATCGTGATGATAATACTATTACATTAAACTTCCGTTATCCAAAAGGGTTAACAGAAGAAGATATATATGCTCGTATTACTGAGAAAGTTTCAGGAACATCTGCTAAAGTGATTCAAGAAGCTGGTGGAAAAGGTCCTCACTACGTGTCACCTGAAGATCCATTAGTTAAAACATTATTAGATGTTTACGAAGAGCAAACAGGATTTGAAGGACATGAACAAGTGATTGGTGGCGGAACATTTGGACGTTTGTTAGAGCGTGGTGTGGCGTATGGTGCGATGTTCCCAGATAGTATCGATACGATGCATCAAAAAAATGAATTTATTTCTGTGGATGATTTAATCAATGCCACAGTGATTTATGCAGATGCGATTTATCGTTTAATCAAATAG
- a CDS encoding pseudouridine synthase → MRLDKFLSHTGFGSRKEVKELLKKKICFVNKELIKDGKFNINPEVDEVIVSGEKITYSKFVYYMLNKPKGVISATVDESHRTVIDLIDQKDLVKDLFPVGRLDKDTTGLLLLTNDGKLAHDLLSPKKKVPKIYEALVQGMISENDIALFKEGKIKLDDEFCLPAKLTVIEINEEAETSLVHLTVVEGKFHQVKRMMHFVGKEVLELNRLEMADLTLDKNLKRGQYRPLNEKELKNLGK, encoded by the coding sequence ATGCGTTTAGATAAATTTTTAAGTCATACAGGTTTTGGTAGTCGTAAAGAAGTCAAAGAGCTATTAAAGAAGAAGATATGCTTTGTTAACAAAGAGCTGATAAAAGATGGTAAGTTTAACATTAATCCAGAGGTAGATGAGGTTATCGTTTCAGGTGAGAAGATTACTTATTCTAAGTTTGTCTATTATATGTTAAATAAACCAAAAGGGGTGATTTCTGCCACAGTAGATGAGAGTCACAGAACAGTGATTGATTTGATTGATCAAAAAGATTTAGTGAAGGATTTATTTCCAGTAGGTAGACTGGATAAGGACACAACAGGTTTGCTGCTGCTAACTAATGACGGCAAACTAGCTCATGATTTGCTCTCACCAAAGAAAAAAGTGCCAAAAATTTACGAGGCGCTTGTTCAAGGTATGATTTCAGAAAATGATATCGCTCTATTTAAAGAAGGAAAAATCAAATTAGATGATGAGTTTTGCTTGCCAGCTAAGCTAACGGTGATAGAGATTAATGAAGAAGCAGAGACCAGTTTGGTTCACCTTACCGTTGTGGAAGGTAAATTTCATCAAGTCAAACGCATGATGCACTTTGTAGGTAAAGAAGTTCTAGAGTTAAATCGACTTGAGATGGCAGACTTAACTTTAGATAAGAATTTAAAAAGAGGTCAATATCGTCCGCTAAATGAAAAAGAGCTAAAAAACTTAGGTAAATAA
- a CDS encoding putative polysaccharide biosynthesis protein, whose protein sequence is MPNQDTVYNEQGKTMNAKEKMVRGSLWMTIGNVFSRLLGAAYIIPWYAWMGENGNLANALFNKGYNIYALFLMIATAGIPGAIAKQIAYYNSLNEYGISKKLFKRTMIIMGGFGVLCSAIMYIIAPILADGTPELIPVMRALSVAILVFPMMSVIRGYFQGNQDMMPSAVSQIVEQIARVFYMLLMTFIIIKVMDGSYVTAVVQSTFAAFIGMMAAFAALIWFYMKQKPEMDKLVASSNNEVHISANSLIKEMILQAIPFIIVGSAITLFKLVDQYTFERIMSGLTNYSDKQLGSLFSIFSANPDKLVMIIISLATGMAMTSLPLVTEAYTKKDTESLSKQVSENIQLLMLVMVPATLGMIVLARPMYALFYEPDALGVSVLIEASFVGLVMGYFILISTTLQGLYRNKEAIVFLGIGLLVKLLIQYPMIAMFETYGPLIATAIGLGVSAILMTKSVHNISKFDYSLTSRRLLLIAILGLIMMALTFVTRNMMYLFLNPDRKFQAFIIIMVSVAIGVVSYGYMVLKIKLADKLIGPKSAKLRRKFKIK, encoded by the coding sequence ATGCCAAATCAAGATACTGTTTATAATGAACAGGGTAAAACAATGAACGCAAAGGAAAAAATGGTCCGTGGTTCCTTATGGATGACAATTGGTAATGTCTTCTCAAGACTATTAGGTGCGGCCTATATCATTCCTTGGTATGCCTGGATGGGTGAAAATGGGAATTTAGCAAATGCTTTATTTAATAAAGGTTATAATATTTATGCTTTATTTCTAATGATAGCAACAGCTGGTATTCCAGGAGCGATTGCTAAGCAAATTGCTTATTATAATTCCTTAAATGAATATGGTATTAGTAAGAAATTATTTAAGAGAACTATGATTATTATGGGAGGATTTGGTGTTCTCTGCTCGGCAATCATGTATATCATTGCCCCGATTTTAGCAGATGGGACTCCAGAATTAATACCTGTTATGCGAGCTTTAAGTGTCGCGATTTTAGTTTTTCCAATGATGAGTGTGATTCGTGGTTATTTCCAAGGTAATCAAGATATGATGCCATCAGCTGTCTCACAAATTGTAGAACAAATTGCTAGAGTCTTTTATATGTTACTGATGACCTTTATTATTATTAAAGTCATGGATGGTAGTTACGTGACAGCAGTAGTTCAGTCAACATTTGCTGCCTTTATCGGAATGATGGCTGCTTTTGCGGCTTTAATTTGGTTTTATATGAAGCAAAAACCAGAGATGGACAAATTAGTTGCTAGTAGTAATAATGAGGTTCACATATCAGCCAATAGTTTGATTAAAGAAATGATTTTACAAGCCATTCCATTTATTATTGTAGGATCAGCGATTACGTTATTTAAGTTAGTGGATCAATACACCTTTGAGCGGATTATGTCAGGCCTGACGAATTATTCGGATAAACAACTGGGATCTTTATTTAGTATTTTTAGTGCTAATCCTGATAAGCTTGTGATGATTATTATATCTTTAGCAACAGGGATGGCTATGACTAGTTTACCTTTAGTTACAGAAGCTTATACTAAGAAAGACACAGAAAGTTTATCTAAGCAAGTTAGTGAAAATATTCAGCTATTAATGCTTGTGATGGTACCTGCGACACTGGGTATGATTGTTCTTGCTAGACCAATGTATGCCTTGTTTTATGAACCAGATGCTCTAGGTGTGAGTGTATTAATAGAGGCTAGTTTTGTAGGACTTGTCATGGGATATTTCATTTTGATATCAACAACGCTTCAAGGGCTGTATAGAAATAAGGAAGCGATTGTTTTCCTTGGTATTGGTTTGCTTGTTAAACTTTTGATTCAATACCCAATGATTGCGATGTTTGAAACATATGGCCCACTGATTGCAACAGCTATCGGTCTTGGAGTATCAGCGATACTGATGACAAAAAGTGTCCATAATATTTCAAAATTTGATTATTCCCTAACAAGTAGACGTTTACTGCTAATTGCTATTCTTGGTCTGATAATGATGGCTTTAACATTTGTCACAAGAAATATGATGTACTTATTTTTAAATCCAGATCGTAAATTTCAAGCCTTTATTATTATAATGGTATCTGTGGCTATAGGGGTCGTCTCTTACGGTTACATGGTTCTAAAAATCAAATTAGCTGATAAATTAATCGGTCCTAAATCAGCGAAATTACGTCGCAAATTTAAAATAAAATAG
- the leuS gene encoding leucine--tRNA ligase, with the protein MAYNHLEVEKKWQQYWEKEDTFKTEEHSDKPKFYALDMFPYPSGQGLHVGHPKGYTSTDVLSRMKRAQGFNVLHPMGWDAFGLPAEQYALETGNDPAEFTAKNIQTFKRQFDALGFSFDWDREINTTDPSYYKWTQWIFAKMFEQGLAYEAEVPVNWCPALGTVLANEEVIDGKSERGDHPVYRVPMKQWMLRITAYADRLIDDLELIDWPDSIKEMQRNWIGRSEGANVEFKVKDTDSEFTVFTTRPDTLFGATYAVMAPELPLVKEIVTDEQREAVEAYIKEAEKKTDLDRTELSKEKTGVFTGAYAVNPVNGKEMPIWIADYVLSTYGTGAIMAVPAHDERDYEFAKEFNLDIIPVLEGGNVEEEAFTEDGVHINSDFLDGMNKEDAINAMITWLEENGIGEKKTSYRLRDWLFSRQRYWGEPIPIIHWEDGTMTAVPEEELPLILPKSNDIKPSGTGESPLANMTEWIEVVDEKTGMKGRRETNTMPQWAGSSWYYLRFIDPHNDEALADPEKIKEWMPVDIYLGGAEHAVLHLLYARFWHKFLYDIGVVDTKEPFQTLYNQGMILGENNEKMSKSKGNVVNPDDIVKEHGADTLRLYEMFMGPLDGSIAWSEKGLEGSRKFLDRVWRLFIDEDGKLRDRITNHNDGSLTKVYNQTVKKVTEDYEVLHFNTAISQLMTFVNEAYKANGLPVEYMNGFLQLLAPVAPFISEELWERMGHNESLTYVAWPTYDETALIEDEIEVIFQVNGKVRGKEVVARDLSKEELEAIAMAHEGVVSQIEGKTIRKVIVVPNKLVNIVAN; encoded by the coding sequence ATGGCTTATAATCATTTAGAAGTAGAGAAAAAATGGCAACAATATTGGGAAAAAGAGGATACATTTAAAACAGAGGAACATTCTGATAAACCAAAATTTTATGCCCTAGACATGTTTCCATACCCCTCAGGACAAGGACTACACGTCGGACATCCAAAAGGGTATACATCAACTGATGTGTTATCAAGAATGAAGCGTGCACAAGGATTTAATGTCCTTCACCCAATGGGATGGGATGCATTTGGTTTACCAGCTGAGCAGTATGCTTTAGAGACTGGGAATGACCCTGCTGAATTTACAGCAAAAAATATTCAAACCTTTAAACGTCAATTTGATGCGTTAGGTTTTAGTTTTGATTGGGACCGTGAAATTAACACAACTGACCCGTCATATTATAAATGGACACAGTGGATTTTTGCCAAAATGTTTGAACAAGGTTTGGCTTATGAAGCAGAAGTGCCTGTTAACTGGTGTCCGGCACTTGGAACGGTTTTAGCTAATGAAGAAGTCATTGATGGTAAAAGTGAGCGCGGGGACCATCCAGTTTACCGTGTCCCAATGAAGCAGTGGATGTTACGTATTACAGCTTATGCAGACCGTTTGATTGATGATCTTGAACTAATTGATTGGCCAGATAGTATCAAAGAGATGCAAAGAAACTGGATTGGTCGCTCTGAAGGGGCTAATGTTGAGTTTAAAGTAAAAGATACTGACTCAGAATTTACAGTCTTTACGACTCGTCCTGATACCTTGTTTGGAGCAACTTATGCTGTTATGGCGCCAGAATTACCTTTAGTAAAAGAGATTGTAACAGATGAGCAAAGAGAAGCTGTTGAAGCTTATATTAAAGAAGCTGAAAAGAAAACAGATCTAGACCGTACCGAATTATCTAAAGAAAAAACAGGTGTGTTTACAGGAGCTTACGCGGTTAATCCAGTAAATGGTAAAGAGATGCCAATATGGATTGCAGATTATGTCTTATCTACTTACGGAACTGGTGCGATTATGGCTGTTCCAGCTCATGATGAGCGTGATTATGAATTTGCCAAAGAATTTAATTTAGATATTATTCCAGTTTTAGAAGGGGGTAATGTTGAAGAGGAAGCATTCACTGAAGATGGTGTTCATATTAACTCTGACTTTTTAGATGGTATGAACAAAGAAGATGCGATTAATGCCATGATTACATGGCTTGAAGAAAATGGTATTGGTGAGAAGAAAACAAGTTATCGTTTGCGTGACTGGTTATTCTCTCGTCAACGTTACTGGGGTGAGCCAATCCCAATTATTCACTGGGAAGATGGTACGATGACGGCTGTGCCTGAAGAAGAATTACCACTTATTTTACCAAAATCAAATGACATTAAGCCAAGTGGTACAGGAGAATCTCCTTTAGCTAATATGACAGAGTGGATTGAAGTTGTTGATGAGAAAACAGGTATGAAAGGTCGCCGTGAAACAAATACAATGCCTCAGTGGGCAGGTAGTTCATGGTATTACTTAAGATTTATTGACCCACATAATGATGAAGCTCTGGCAGATCCAGAAAAAATTAAAGAATGGATGCCTGTTGATATTTACTTAGGGGGAGCAGAGCATGCGGTACTACATTTATTATATGCTCGTTTCTGGCATAAATTCTTATATGATATCGGTGTAGTAGATACGAAAGAGCCATTCCAAACATTATATAATCAAGGTATGATTCTAGGTGAGAATAACGAGAAGATGTCTAAATCTAAAGGGAATGTTGTAAACCCTGATGATATAGTGAAAGAACATGGCGCAGATACACTACGTCTTTATGAAATGTTTATGGGACCACTAGATGGTTCGATTGCTTGGAGTGAAAAAGGCTTAGAAGGTAGTCGAAAATTCTTAGATAGAGTATGGCGTTTGTTTATTGATGAAGATGGTAAATTACGTGACCGTATCACTAACCATAATGATGGTAGCTTGACGAAAGTTTACAATCAAACTGTGAAAAAAGTAACTGAAGATTATGAAGTTCTACATTTTAATACGGCAATTTCTCAGCTAATGACTTTTGTTAATGAAGCGTATAAAGCAAACGGCTTACCGGTCGAGTATATGAATGGATTCTTACAATTACTAGCTCCTGTGGCACCATTTATTTCTGAAGAATTATGGGAGCGCATGGGTCATAATGAGAGTTTAACTTATGTTGCTTGGCCGACTTATGATGAGACTGCTCTAATAGAGGACGAAATTGAAGTGATTTTCCAAGTCAATGGTAAAGTTAGAGGTAAAGAAGTTGTAGCACGTGATTTATCTAAAGAAGAGTTAGAGGCTATTGCTATGGCACATGAGGGTGTAGTATCACAAATTGAGGGTAAAACAATTCGTAAAGTTATTGTGGTACCAAATAAACTAGTAAATATTGTGGCTAACTAA
- a CDS encoding LysM peptidoglycan-binding domain-containing protein, giving the protein MKQTINKKQQSSMQPVVRHASLFGVLMLSSTTLLPGVTALAAQTTDDTQNIPVTHPENTNDNQTNTPPFTLSNLDASSEWTEGELPLYLSLELTAHKQEELDTIVQLSPNVSIVDDATKVQINDETGRQIGVYVVDKELNQLHLTITEAGFTKAKLVVPIVFKSVTLGEQTVAVSIGDSILNKTISITQQEEVVGDEENDTSEVEETTEDVSTEITDQVEEVDDTSEDDSDSQEDMIVEETDQTDVEEATTSDTATKDEVDSSTVVEVEASKEETEQVESSSSESTSDSKESSEETESTETSETTESSSKEESEETDVSEESISQEEESTEVSESTDSSEEVTIESSEELAKTESKSSQEAQPRATKQVTAPAAFFSAPVGPMMARAAIPQAQFIEETAYHAQGVAAQNDLYASVMIAQAILESGYGTSTLSSAPNYNLFGIKGNYNGQSVTMATQEFYNGQYVTINDQFRKYPSYKESFEDNANVLKTTSFSPGNYFYAGAWKSRTNSYRDATAWLTGRYATDPNYNTKLNSLIETHNLTQYDAPGGGQTSKPDNKPVNKPANKPNNNNKPINTKPDKNAATYTVKKGDTLYGIGLQYNVSVAQLKSWNNLTSDIIYIGQKLIVKGEATNQKPAKPAPKPEKPVTTPVNKPNQSKPAQPKPNQPKPETNTTTYMVKKGDTLYGIGLTYGVSVAQLKSWNNLTGDMIYVGQKLVIKGGSSQGSTTKPNNNKPVSKPVNNKPTQPSQNHQQSKPSATYTVKKGDTLYGIGLQYNVSVAQLKSWNNLTGDIIYIGQKLVVKGGNTQTPVSKPTNTKPVSQPVSKPVNNKPSQPANSSNQTTYKVRRGDTLYGIGLRYNVSINDIKRWNNLTSDIIYVDQVLNIGNQQTVASKPVSQKPVAKPVSTKPMNTLQYTVKSGDTLYSIALNNQTTVGAIQEANNLSGTLIFVGQTLKVPTNQQVAKPTRQGTRHKVVKGDTLWSLSQRYQASIEQLKQWNNIPGDIIYIGQNIQVS; this is encoded by the coding sequence ATGAAACAAACAATAAATAAAAAGCAACAATCCAGTATGCAACCTGTTGTGAGACACGCCTCTTTATTTGGTGTGTTAATGTTATCTTCTACTACCCTTTTGCCGGGTGTGACAGCTTTAGCAGCGCAAACAACAGATGATACCCAAAACATACCAGTCACTCATCCAGAAAATACGAATGATAATCAAACAAATACACCTCCCTTTACTTTGTCTAATTTAGATGCTTCAAGTGAATGGACAGAAGGTGAACTCCCTCTTTATTTATCCCTTGAATTAACAGCTCATAAACAAGAAGAGTTAGATACGATTGTGCAGCTATCCCCTAATGTTTCAATTGTAGATGATGCGACAAAAGTCCAAATTAATGATGAAACAGGTAGACAGATAGGTGTTTATGTTGTTGATAAAGAATTAAATCAGCTTCACTTAACCATTACTGAAGCAGGGTTTACTAAAGCTAAACTAGTTGTCCCTATTGTTTTTAAATCAGTCACACTAGGTGAGCAGACAGTAGCTGTATCTATAGGAGATAGTATTTTAAATAAGACTATCTCAATTACTCAGCAAGAAGAAGTAGTGGGTGATGAAGAAAATGATACTTCTGAGGTAGAAGAAACGACAGAAGATGTCAGTACAGAAATAACAGATCAAGTTGAAGAGGTAGATGATACTTCTGAAGATGATAGTGATTCACAAGAAGATATGATTGTAGAAGAAACAGATCAAACTGATGTAGAAGAAGCAACAACAAGTGATACTGCTACAAAAGATGAGGTGGATAGTTCTACAGTTGTGGAAGTTGAGGCATCAAAAGAAGAGACAGAGCAGGTAGAAAGTAGTAGTAGTGAGTCTACAAGCGACTCTAAAGAATCATCAGAAGAAACAGAGAGTACTGAAACTAGTGAAACCACAGAAAGCTCATCAAAAGAAGAAAGTGAAGAGACAGATGTTTCTGAGGAATCAATTAGTCAAGAAGAAGAGTCAACAGAAGTCAGTGAATCGACTGATTCATCTGAAGAAGTCACAATAGAGTCTAGTGAAGAATTAGCTAAAACTGAATCCAAGTCTTCACAAGAAGCTCAACCTAGAGCAACTAAGCAAGTAACGGCTCCAGCAGCTTTCTTTTCAGCACCAGTGGGACCGATGATGGCAAGAGCTGCTATACCTCAAGCCCAGTTTATTGAAGAAACAGCTTATCATGCCCAAGGTGTTGCTGCTCAAAATGATCTATATGCCTCAGTCATGATTGCCCAAGCGATACTAGAGAGTGGTTACGGAACCAGTACATTATCTTCAGCACCTAATTATAATCTATTTGGTATAAAAGGAAATTATAACGGTCAGTCAGTTACAATGGCCACTCAAGAGTTTTATAATGGCCAATATGTAACAATTAATGATCAGTTTAGAAAATATCCTTCTTATAAGGAATCATTTGAAGATAATGCGAATGTATTAAAAACAACATCATTCTCTCCTGGAAATTATTTTTATGCAGGGGCTTGGAAGTCTAGAACAAATTCTTACCGTGATGCAACCGCTTGGTTAACAGGACGTTATGCTACAGATCCAAACTATAATACAAAATTAAATAGCTTGATTGAAACTCATAATTTAACACAATATGATGCACCAGGTGGAGGGCAAACAAGTAAACCTGATAATAAACCAGTTAACAAACCGGCTAATAAACCAAATAATAACAATAAACCAATTAACACAAAGCCAGATAAAAATGCTGCGACATATACGGTGAAAAAGGGTGATACATTATATGGTATAGGATTACAATATAATGTGAGTGTGGCACAATTAAAATCATGGAATAATTTAACAAGTGACATCATCTATATTGGTCAAAAATTGATTGTTAAAGGTGAGGCGACTAATCAAAAACCAGCTAAACCAGCACCAAAGCCAGAAAAACCAGTGACAACACCTGTTAATAAGCCGAATCAGTCAAAACCAGCCCAACCAAAACCAAATCAGCCAAAACCAGAGACAAACACTACAACATATATGGTGAAAAAAGGTGACACATTATACGGTATAGGTTTAACATATGGTGTGAGTGTGGCTCAGTTAAAATCATGGAATAACTTAACAGGTGATATGATTTATGTTGGCCAAAAATTAGTAATTAAAGGTGGAAGTAGTCAAGGTTCTACAACGAAACCGAATAATAATAAACCAGTGAGTAAACCTGTGAATAATAAACCGACTCAACCTAGTCAAAATCATCAGCAATCAAAACCATCAGCGACATATACGGTGAAAAAAGGTGATACATTATATGGTATAGGATTACAATATAATGTGAGTGTGGCACAATTAAAATCATGGAATAATTTAACTGGAGATATCATCTACATTGGTCAAAAATTGGTAGTTAAAGGTGGAAATACTCAAACGCCAGTGTCAAAACCTACTAATACAAAACCTGTCAGTCAACCAGTATCAAAACCAGTTAATAATAAACCAAGTCAACCGGCTAATAGTTCAAATCAAACAACTTATAAAGTACGCCGCGGGGACACATTATATGGGATTGGTTTAAGATATAATGTTAGTATTAATGATATTAAGAGATGGAATAATTTAACTAGTGATATTATTTATGTAGATCAAGTATTAAACATTGGTAATCAGCAAACTGTGGCTTCAAAACCAGTCAGTCAAAAACCAGTGGCTAAGCCAGTTAGTACAAAACCAATGAATACACTACAATATACAGTTAAAAGTGGGGATACTCTTTATAGTATTGCTTTAAACAACCAGACAACAGTGGGGGCAATTCAAGAGGCAAATAACCTATCTGGTACCTTAATTTTTGTTGGTCAAACATTAAAAGTACCGACGAATCAACAAGTAGCAAAACCAACTAGACAAGGAACAAGACATAAGGTAGTAAAAGGTGATACACTATGGTCATTATCACAACGCTACCAAGCAAGTATTGAACAACTGAAACAATGGAATAATATTCCAGGAGATATTATCTATATTGGACAAAATATTCAAGTAAGTTAG
- a CDS encoding DUF1700 domain-containing protein: protein MNKEYFFIELKLYLKPLPEEEQIIIINKYEQLFQEKTEEGLSEYDITTSLPTPKMIATTIFKELGVPFNTPHQTNDDWVEISQEDNSTDIPYTEYDLPQSKMSHLFQLVGLFFLNFCFMFWFIFTVAILIASAWLVVATFILSPLIGLYMIGVAATSYAWFQFFVSLVLLGIGLIGFVIGIPITKGALKLFSIYGKWNMRIVRGVA from the coding sequence ATGAATAAAGAGTATTTTTTTATCGAGCTAAAACTTTATTTAAAACCACTACCAGAAGAAGAACAAATAATTATTATCAATAAATATGAGCAATTATTTCAAGAAAAAACTGAAGAAGGATTGTCAGAATACGACATCACGACATCACTTCCAACACCAAAAATGATTGCTACTACCATTTTTAAAGAGTTAGGTGTGCCTTTTAATACCCCTCATCAAACAAATGATGATTGGGTTGAGATATCACAAGAGGATAACTCAACAGATATTCCTTATACAGAATATGATCTTCCTCAATCAAAAATGAGCCACTTATTCCAACTAGTAGGGCTTTTCTTTCTTAATTTTTGTTTTATGTTTTGGTTTATCTTTACTGTGGCAATCTTGATTGCCTCAGCTTGGCTAGTTGTGGCGACTTTTATTTTGAGTCCGTTAATTGGTCTTTACATGATTGGAGTTGCGGCAACAAGTTATGCTTGGTTCCAGTTCTTTGTCAGTTTAGTACTTCTTGGTATTGGTTTAATTGGTTTTGTCATAGGTATTCCAATTACTAAAGGTGCTTTAAAACTATTTTCAATTTACGGAAAATGGAATATGCGTATTGTGAGAGGGGTAGCCTAA
- a CDS encoding DUF4097 family beta strand repeat-containing protein — protein MKKKTISSIIILGIVFIIVGAIGAGISHARVEKAQQEAKISKKEAVKSADTLNLTVSNVAHIHIEESHDNNIYMNKEVSNPNGKNKTDWKVTQKNKQLDVSIINDENKRSRSFLFFHNVYYAQDTIYLQIPSSLKNIQVNGNQVDLSMYGTKASNLDINLEKGQISLGDVKAKTININSKDSYITLSELKVENKLQTQATTGSIELRDSAAKEIELKTTHGSIMTDNTKGNLALLSENGDVSINHQTGSLSAKTDNSDITFHNDQLQSLTELNSTHGNISIETTQKSLDNSQLELKTELGSLDIFNKNLENEQTLKTNKGKSVLKATTNSGDITINEMDDYDTEYGYN, from the coding sequence ATGAAGAAAAAAACAATCAGCTCTATTATTATTTTAGGTATTGTATTCATTATTGTTGGTGCCATTGGTGCAGGTATTAGTCATGCGCGTGTTGAAAAAGCGCAACAAGAGGCTAAAATTAGTAAAAAAGAAGCTGTTAAATCAGCTGACACACTAAATCTAACAGTAAGTAATGTTGCCCATATTCATATCGAAGAATCCCATGACAATAATATTTACATGAATAAAGAGGTCAGTAATCCAAATGGTAAAAATAAAACAGACTGGAAGGTTACACAGAAAAATAAACAACTAGATGTATCCATTATAAATGATGAGAATAAACGCTCCCGCTCTTTTCTCTTCTTCCATAATGTTTATTATGCTCAAGACACTATTTACTTACAAATCCCATCATCTCTAAAAAATATTCAAGTTAATGGAAATCAAGTTGACTTAAGCATGTACGGGACTAAAGCTAGTAATTTAGATATTAACCTTGAAAAAGGACAGATTAGTCTAGGAGACGTTAAGGCCAAAACTATTAATATCAACTCTAAAGATAGCTATATTACCTTGTCAGAATTAAAAGTAGAGAATAAACTGCAAACTCAGGCAACAACAGGCAGCATTGAACTCCGAGATAGTGCAGCTAAAGAAATTGAACTTAAAACGACTCATGGAAGTATTATGACTGACAACACGAAAGGTAACCTGGCCCTTTTATCAGAGAATGGTGACGTGTCAATCAACCATCAAACAGGATCTCTGAGTGCTAAAACGGACAATAGTGACATTACCTTCCATAATGACCAGTTACAATCTCTTACTGAGCTAAATTCCACTCATGGAAATATCTCAATTGAAACAACTCAAAAATCTTTAGATAATAGTCAACTAGAATTAAAAACAGAACTTGGTTCTCTTGATATATTTAATAAAAATTTAGAAAATGAACAAACGCTTAAAACAAATAAAGGCAAGTCAGTCTTAAAAGCTACAACTAACAGTGGCGACATCACGATTAATGAGATGGATGATTATGATACTGAGTACGGTTATAACTAA